TGGGCAAGGGATTTGGTAGAGAGATTAAACGCACGAGCAGTAAATGCTTTGTTGATCGAGATATCGATACTTCCGATCCACGCACCATCCATACGAATGTGAGCAACAAGATTCCCGCCAGCATCAACGACTGCAAGATTCATTGGTTGTCCGATTGCATTCGCCTTCGCTTCTCCAGCCGCTAGTATTCGTCGTGCATCATCTAAAGATACAGAATGTTTGTCATTCGTCATGGTAATTCATTCAATTGTAGAAATCTATGCGATAAAGAATATCATCATGCACGAGCAGATTGGGAAAACTCAATTTAAACGTACGTGTTGCGGTGATCGTTGTCTTTCTAAAAACTTTTCGTTCGCTTGTTTTACTTTAGAAATCCAACCTTTGTGGGAATTCAAAATTTCTGAGTAGGGAATGGTTGTTTCAGAGAGAAGTTGTAACAATGAGGGGGAAAAGTATCTGGGAAAGAGTTGATGCATAAATTGAGCAGTTCGCAGTCTTATAAATAACTCTAAAAACAGCAATTTACTGGATAATGGAAAGGTGTAATCACTTAGCTCAACTAGTGCATGAGCATCTGGTTTTCGACGTAGGGTAAATTGCTTGAGTACCTCCCCAATATCATTAGGATATTCATCTAATAACTGATCAAAGAAAGCAACATCTTCAAGGGAAGCATTACAGCCTTGACCCAAAGAAGGAGAGGTAGCATGAGCAGCATCACCAATTAGTAAAACGCTATCACCATGATGGTAGCGATTACAACGAATCGTCAAAATAGTTGAAATGGGACGATTGAGAAATGCTTCGACTTCCGACTCTGGTAAAAGCTCAGCAATTTCTGGTAAGTATTCACGAAAGAATTGCCATACTTGTTCTTTTGTAGAAAAATTGACGATGGGGTTGTTCTCGCGAGGAAAGTTAACAGTTCCATTTATCAAGCCATCTATATCATGCACCAAGGTAGCAAAAATTCCATCGCTACTTCTCCAAGTATGGATATAACCTGCTTTCAATGATGCTGCACTCTCAGCAGGTAGAAAAATGGATTTGTAAGCAGAGGGAACGTATTTTTTTTCTAACTCGAATTGGTTAGTTGAGAGAAACTGCTCTCTAACTCGCGATCGCGCTCCATCTGCACCAATTAATAAGTCATAACCAACAGTAACTTCTCCTATAGAATTGACTGCTGTATTTTCAAAGGTGACTGTTTTTGCTTCAAAATCAACTTGCTTACATTGATGGTCAAAATGAATTTTGAGGCGATAGCTTCGCTGCTGCGCTTTGCGCAGATCGCTACTATACTGTTGAGTCAACATTTTTAACAGTGTGACCACCAATCGCCTGCGATCCAGAATCAGAATCGGTTTTTTCCTTGGAAGGAACTGCGTTTTGCCTTTTTTTTGGTGAACGAGTGAGCCAGTACTTTCTAAGCTTACTGCCTTAATGGCTGCGAGAATCCCTTCAACTTTGCTCAGTGCCGTCATTCCGCGTTGATTGAGGACAAGAGGAAAGGTTCTAGCGGAGGAAAATGGAACTGTTTGTGGATCACTGCGACGCTCATAGATCTCAACATTATACTGTTCATCCCGACGTAGCAAATAGTGAGCTAGAAGAACTCCACTCGGGCCTGCACCTACAATTACAACTCGTTTGATCATATTAACATCTAGCGTCTTAGTTCAGATTCGCGCCCCTAAAATCCGTCTCTCGAATATCTACATAACTAAAGTTTGCCCCTGCAAGGTTTTGACCTTTAAAAGAACGACTATCTGAGTTTGACAGGAGTTGTTTTGGGACATCCCTAAGCTGTAGACTGAAGATTTATGATTGTTTACCACTGTAGCGCAATATGCTGTAACAGCCAGAACAATCTCAATAAGTACCACTGACTCAATTAAATCACCAATGCGCTATACAGCAAGGCTTTGACCAAAGCTGATAAAAATGTGCTTTTTTCATGAACCGTATTGATATATTAAGAGTCTAAAACAAACAAATGAAAGCGCTAGCCTCTTGTTTTACATCTATTGTCGGCACAGAAAATGCTGTCTGTTGGGAAGATGTACCAGTCACTCAGCAAAAATCTATATTACAGGCGATCTCTGACGAGAAGCCGCTAGCCCCTAAGGGGGCGCTGCGCAAACGCGTCAACGCTTCCCCAACTCCTCCCGGTTGTATCGTCTACCCTCACACCACAGAACAGCTAGCGCAAGTCATCACAGAAGCACACCGTAACAAGTGGCGCGTTTTGCCATGCGGTAGTGGTAGTAAACTGAACTGGGGTGGGTTAGTCAAAGATGTTGACGTTGTAGTCAGCACAGAACGCCTGAATCAACTCATTGAACACGCCGTTGGTGATTTAACGGTGACAGTCGAAGCGGGAATGAAGTTTTCTCATCTCCAAGAAATGTTGGCAAACTCTGGGCAATTTCTCGCTGTTGACCCCATAACACAAGATACAGCAACCATTGGCGGTATTGTTGCTACCGCTGATACAGGTTCCTTACGGCAACGCTATGGTACTGTACGAGACCAACTCTTGGGAATTACCTTTGTACGTGCTGATGGACAAATCGCCAAAGCTGGCGGGAGAGTGGTGAAAAATGTTGCTGGATACGACTTGATGAAGTTGTTTACTGGGTCCTTTGGCACATTAGGGGTCATTAGTCAAGTGACGTTTCGTGTTTATCCTATGCACGAGATATCCCAGACGGTGGTGCTGACTGGTGATCCAAAGGCTATATCTCAAAGTGCTGGCGTCCTCAGAGGTTCTGCGTTGACACCAACCCAAGCTGATTTGCTATCAACAAAACTGGTGTCTGGCTTGGGATTAGGTGAAGGATTGGGATTAGTTGCTCGCTTTCAAAGTATAGCTGAGAGTGTCAAGGAACAGTCAAACCGACTTTTGGAAGTCGGGGAACAACTTGGGTTAAAAGGAACGATATATTCAGCGGCGGATGAAGCTGATTTATGGCGCATATTGCGAGAACAAATAGATTCTTCTGTTAATGAGTCGGCAATAACTTGCAAAATAGGAGTGTTACCGACTTCTGCTGTTGAAGTTTTGACTCAAGCAGATGTGGGTTGGATTCACATCGCTAGTGGTTTGGGGGTGTTGCGGTTTGAGAGTGACAACCAGATTGATCAGCTGTTGGGGATACGAAGTCTTTGTCAAACCAATCGCGGTTTCCTGACTATTTTGGAAGCACCTGTGGAGGTTAAGCAACAGTTGGATGTATGGGGCTACACTGGTAATGCTGAGGAGTTGATGCGTCGGATAAAACAGCAGTTTGATAAGGAATGTATTTTAAGTCCGGGTCGTTTTGTGGGTGGGATTTAGGATAAATAAACCGCAAAGACGCAAAG
This portion of the Brasilonema sennae CENA114 genome encodes:
- a CDS encoding FAD-dependent oxidoreductase, which produces MIKRVVIVGAGPSGVLLAHYLLRRDEQYNVEIYERRSDPQTVPFSSARTFPLVLNQRGMTALSKVEGILAAIKAVSLESTGSLVHQKKGKTQFLPRKKPILILDRRRLVVTLLKMLTQQYSSDLRKAQQRSYRLKIHFDHQCKQVDFEAKTVTFENTAVNSIGEVTVGYDLLIGADGARSRVREQFLSTNQFELEKKYVPSAYKSIFLPAESAASLKAGYIHTWRSSDGIFATLVHDIDGLINGTVNFPRENNPIVNFSTKEQVWQFFREYLPEIAELLPESEVEAFLNRPISTILTIRCNRYHHGDSVLLIGDAAHATSPSLGQGCNASLEDVAFFDQLLDEYPNDIGEVLKQFTLRRKPDAHALVELSDYTFPLSSKLLFLELFIRLRTAQFMHQLFPRYFSPSLLQLLSETTIPYSEILNSHKGWISKVKQANEKFLERQRSPQHVRLN
- a CDS encoding GlcG/HbpS family heme-binding protein, translated to MTNDKHSVSLDDARRILAAGEAKANAIGQPMNLAVVDAGGNLVAHIRMDGAWIGSIDISINKAFTARAFNLSTKSLAQSAQPGEQYYGIHVSNGGRIMIFAGGIPLQRDGQIVGAVGVSGGSGEQDQAVAEAAVAAF
- a CDS encoding FAD-binding oxidoreductase; protein product: MKALASCFTSIVGTENAVCWEDVPVTQQKSILQAISDEKPLAPKGALRKRVNASPTPPGCIVYPHTTEQLAQVITEAHRNKWRVLPCGSGSKLNWGGLVKDVDVVVSTERLNQLIEHAVGDLTVTVEAGMKFSHLQEMLANSGQFLAVDPITQDTATIGGIVATADTGSLRQRYGTVRDQLLGITFVRADGQIAKAGGRVVKNVAGYDLMKLFTGSFGTLGVISQVTFRVYPMHEISQTVVLTGDPKAISQSAGVLRGSALTPTQADLLSTKLVSGLGLGEGLGLVARFQSIAESVKEQSNRLLEVGEQLGLKGTIYSAADEADLWRILREQIDSSVNESAITCKIGVLPTSAVEVLTQADVGWIHIASGLGVLRFESDNQIDQLLGIRSLCQTNRGFLTILEAPVEVKQQLDVWGYTGNAEELMRRIKQQFDKECILSPGRFVGGI
- a CDS encoding pentapeptide repeat-containing protein; protein product: MFSLQLRDVPKQLLSNSDSRSFKGQNLAGANFSYVDIRETDFRGANLN